The Ictalurus punctatus breed USDA103 chromosome 6, Coco_2.0, whole genome shotgun sequence DNA segment AGTGACAGAAGGGAATTGTGTAGTCTTACAGTTTCAAAATAATCTCAGTGCAAATGAGAAAAGAGTTTTGTCTTCAACATGGAAAATATCACTTGAGCAATTGTGTTAATCTTCCATTTATTACAATTACACACTGAACAGAGTAACACTTCAGATTGCTTTAGATCTCACTGTTACACTGTGTTGCTTTCCTCTAATGAAGGTTAATTTTGAGAATGGATCCAACTGTGATATTTTGGgcttgtctgtttatttttttattttttttattttttgcaagtAATCTATACTCTGACCATGTACAAGTCCCATTCACTACTTCAACACTGTCCCAGTCCAGTTGAagcacactattttttttttgtagattttaCACTCACATCAATTAGGCCTAtttataaaactaaaataattctgcacatttaataacattataaGCTCTATCAACATATAGAAATACCTTTCTGCctgcatatattatttaaaattcatatatatatatatatatatatatatatatatatatatatatatatatatatatatatatatatatatccatccatccatcttcaaccacttactccttttcagggtcccggggaacctggagcctatcccagggagcattgggcacaaggcggggtacaccctggacacgttgccagttcatcacagggcacacaatcacacacccattcatacactacggacactttagacacgccaatcagcctaccatgtatgtctttggactgggggaggaaaccggagtacccggaggaaacccccgcagcacggggagaacatgcaaactccgcacacacagagccgcgggaGAGAGCCACAGagcgaggcgaacgtgctaaccactaaggcacCGTGCGCCcctatatcatatatatatatatatatatatatatatatatatatatatatatatatatatatatatatatatatatatatatatatgtagatagatagatagatagatagatagatagatagagatatctGTCTAGTGGACAGAAATGAACAGTTTTTCAACACTTAGAAATCTTTGACGCTTCACTTCGCTTCGTCAGTAGTTTTAGAAACTAAAGAATATTTCTCCGTTaacttttttgtcattttaaacttaATGTGTATGAAGAAATTTTTCAAAGTCATATCCATTCATTATCCTCCCAAGTTCAATTAAACCTAGTGTAatatatgtgaaataaaaaaaaattctgtgcaataccttattatttattgtcttTCGATGGCATCTGTTGGCTTGATGCAAACGATATCGGACTGTACATGTATTCTGACAATAAAAATCTACGTAGTGCTCTTTGTAGAGGTTTCTCTCCAACTGAGTTAAACCCATTCCTTCCGCACCACAGAGCATCAGGACTACATGACATAATCGAATACGGCGCATGCGCAAGTGTGTGCGCATGCGAGTTTAAGCTttatgagtcaacatttcagaGCCTGAATTATTTTTCGTAACACAGGCTAGACTTCCGTGGTCTGTGATACCCATCATCCTTTCGTTTTTGTAAATCGGCTACTGTAATTTGACCATAGAAATGCTGCCTGAGTAAACAGAGCTATCCTGTATATTACCTGTATGGGTGTTATGTGTTACATGTGTCTGTTTGAAGATGAAACTATGAAAGGCTTCAGGTTTACGTATCATCGCATTTTACAAATAGTAGAGGGGAACAGACCGAAATCTTACCTGAATATAAAGTTAAAGAAATCCTACTTTTCCGAAAATATTTGGGAAAATTTGTAAGAATGCCAAATGCCTCAATAATTCTTAtactagtgcactacataggtaATAACGTGCCTGAGTCTGCCCTCTATGTAGTGCTCTAGATATTCAATATGAAGCTTGGTTAAAAGCAGGTAGTACTACACTATCCCGGCTTTTCAACGTAAAGGTCCTCCTTTCTTGAGGGAGTACAGTGACCAACAGTGTTGCTGCTCAAAAAGATGTGATTCTGCcacaaataaaatcacaacaAGTGATATAGGTGCATAGGTACTGCAACATTAATTATGACAGCATTGTATTTACAGAGAACAAAAAATTACAGACACACAAGGAGAGGTTAATATAGTTTATTGTGTACTTCCTAAAGGGTATCTGAAAATGCATAAACAATCTCTGTGAGCAGATTCCTGAGCAATCTCCTTCCCAGAGCTGACGatgcgccacacacacacacacacacacacacacatagtgaaCATGCTTCACAGTCAGGCAACAAACACACCAACTTAACATTTAACACATATAAGTCATACCTTGCTACCAGAAAGCCTTATAAATATGACTCAGGCAAATGTGAGACTGGTTATACTTGAGAAATGTGATGCCATGTCTTGTTTTTAAGGCTCACTGTACTTTTACAAACAGGAATGAAGGACTAACAATACAATGGCAGCTTGTTAATCAAATCCTCTTCAACCTCACACAAATCTAGAGGGTGCATGTGGAAACTGTATACAACTCTATTCAAATCCACGGGTCAGTGCTTCTATGTTGTGTGTTTCAAAGTCagcctttttatatatatatatatatatatatatatatatatatatatatatatatatatatatatatatatatatatatatatatatatatatatatatatatatatatatataaaatcccaCTATTCATCACTTTATCATCTTCTAAACTGTCTTTCGTGTTGATTTATCTATGTACTAGGGATCACCATCTATTTTTCTGGAGATCTAACCTTCTACAGAAATCACTTTAGAAACTCTAATTCAACAGAGCTGATCCACTGAATAAAGATTATCTAAAGACTGATTATCTAgagcaggggttctcaaactttaaGATTCACAGAACCCCTTCAAACATGATCCACCTATTCAAATAATAGACTAATTTTTAATAATGCATaccataataattttttattggAACCACACAactttttacttctttttacACAACTTTACCGATCAAATACATTAGGTCTACGTTGAAATAATTTATGAATTACCTTTTTTTAGTTATTGACATTTGAATTGAACCAAATCAAGTGGCCAGACAATTAGGATAATAACTATAAagaacacaataataaatataataactttgataatagTGGATTGTGATTTGAACCACTTGGACCCCATTTCGGACTGGATTAGGGCTGTAACTAAATTCTGTAGGAAACAAGATCTTCAGGGTCGGGTATCCTGATACACCTGTATGTTGCTGTGTATGATGGTTTATCATGTtatcacacacttcctcacaaCAATTGTGCCATCTAGTTCATCCTGATGCTGTTCTTGCTGCTCTGGGTAGTTAATGTGTACAGTGTAATTACCTGCATCATCCTGTGTATTTGTATTGTGTTTTGTCTTACACTTGTCACATTATTTGTACTTTATCTAGTTGCGGATTTGGAGACTGTGTAGATGTAGATCTCATATGTTGCACTTTGATTTTCAAGGTACAATATTTCAtcccattatatatatatatgaacaggATGATAGTAATCTACATGACCTGACCGAAGTGCGTGTGTACTTTGTGCAAATGTCTCTAAAAGTCTTACACCTAGTGTCCGCATACATCTTTTACTCACTCGGGTTTTGAACAGTGAACAAATTAAACACACGAGACATGAGTCAATCTGGCTGGCTATCTCTGGACTAGGGCTGGGCAGTGTGACATTATATACAGCATTATTGGGAACAATTATGTCACAATATGCTTTTCAGAAATATCACAGGTATCATCATCTTTTTCgaacatttacaacattttaataattataaactGACTGAGAGCAGTTGATTTCACGTGAATGACTAAacgtttacttttttttttacataattaaataatttctcattttaattgattaattaatgttCAGTAattgttttatcctggtcagggcaGTTGTGGATCCAGAGATTATCCCAgcaacactgggcacaaggcagcaatacaccctgaatgggacccCAGTCCATCAGAAGGTAccatccacacactcacacactcattcacacctaagaGCAATGAAGCCAATCCACCTGCTGCCATATATTTGGAAGTGGGAGGAACATGGAGAACCTGGAAGGACACTGATTTGGACAAGGGGAGAACAAGCTAACACCACTTTGTCATGTGCAGACATTAGATAATAGTATCATTTAACTCTGTTTTTAACATGTTGTTTTACTGTTTTGCTGGCAGTTTGTTAGCAAATCTATATATTGATATGTATTGTGTATTACAGAAATGTCTTTAAGTTGTGTTATGATATTTTATCATATCGCCCTCTATTACTCTGGACACGAAGACAGCCTGAGGTAGAGCAGCTCAGATCTAATGCTCAGTGAACACTGCTTCAGGCATGCACTACTGGAGAGACATGTACTGAATCACTGAAGTGTGCTTGATTTCTGTCTCATCGCTACAACAGCACAGGAAACAGACTCCTCACAATAAATTTGCACTAAAAGCAGAATTTTTTCTATCTAGCTAAGAATGGCAGTGAGCTTGCTTAGCTGTTTATAGTTTATCTAATTTGTGTGCACTTTGAATAGAATGATTTGTGCCATTATAAATATGTGTgagcaattttttttgtcttttaagaTAGCTGTTGTGCTGTTTACAGCCATGACCTTGGATGAAGTTATGTGTGTTGTGAGTTTGGCTATATTTGTGCATGCTTGTGGAGAGACACAGTGATGAAGGACAGGGTGTTTATATAGACAGCAAGACTGTATGGTcatgtttgtgaatgtgtggctTTTAAAATGCAGTGATCAGGGCTAATCTCGAGGAcaatgtttctgtgtgtgtctgtgtgtatcataATGTAGCATCTATCTGTGTATGCAAAGTGCACTTTTCTATAAGGTGACAAGGAGCAGTAGCTTTTGATGAATATTGCAAGACGCATATCTATCCCTTTGCACCTCTTTCTCTACGTCTTTCTCTTAGCCATGCTGGACCTCAGCATCAGCGTGCACTCCTGTGGAACCTCTGGGTTGTCAATCATGCGTTGCCATAGTCGCTGCTCCTCGCCGTAGGAATCATTCCAGTCCACCAACTTCCCATAGCTCAGACCTACGGGGGGCGGGGGATGGGGAATCAGCAATTTTGTGCATGCTAAAACACTCATTTCCTCCACATAATAAACCCTGGTGCTTAAAACAATTTGTTAATCTGAAGCAAATTAGGAtggaaaaaatgaatgaaagaaactATTCAAGAGGGAGCAGCCGCAAACCAAAGTAATCTTCTTGAgtaatgagtgtgtgtctggatgtaaatgaatgtgctttatttatatatatatatatatatatatatatatatatatatatatatatatatatatatatatatatatatatgatataaggACTTTAACCTACTTAAGCTTGACTTAAAGAAaatagattattttatttaaataataaattgcaaTAAGACAAATGTACAGAAAAGGCATGGTGAACAAACCGTCCTGCGACAGTCCAAAACCATCTACATTCTTCATACCTTATTAAATGGTCCATATAAATAACTCCAAAACATTCATACTGTAATTATGATCTAAATCAGGGGTCTTCAATCTTATgcacaaagggccggtgtggttgcaggctttcattccaaccaagcaggtgtcacacctgattccacttgtttaatcagttcatcttgaTCTCCAATCAACTATCAAATGCAGCTCCTATTTGgctggaatgaaagcctgcTGCTACACCAGCCTTTTGTACATAAGACCAAAGACCCCTTGTATAACTAGTGCATTAAGGGTTGTGCTATCTGTCCAACACTCACTGCATGTGTCTATGAACATTTTCATCTACATTTTAATGAACCAGCCTCAAAACCGTGTGAATGTTCACTTTCCATAACCCCATGCCCCATAAGTACAGTAATAAGTAATTTCTGCAAGAACTACCATTGTAACACAAAAACATAAGTTGCCTGATCTCAATCCGATATAGGACTTATAGAACTTATAGCAATTATTTGAACAACAGGTTCCAGACACCAGTGGAcaactggtaaaaaaaaatattgaacatgttGAGCtcttcctttgttgttgttttttttttttggttttgttttattaactaaaCTGTTCATGTGTAGATCTGTCAATTGACCAGGTTGATAGTAAATGGTCTGAATCTTCTTTCTATTAGGTGTGACAGGGATAAATGCATAGTTTCACACAATTCATTAGTTACATAAAGGAAAggttgagagagaaagactgaccGGTCCCAGCTCCTAGTCGCACTCCCCCAAGGAAGACATTACTGGCGAGTGGCTCTTTGTCCCAGACAGTGAGCTCCAGACACACACTATCCAGGTCACTGTGCTGCAGGCCGCAGTAGGTAAAGGTGTGATTCCAGCGTGGGTTCACCGAACGCTTCACCACTGCAGTCTTGTGTTTTGTGCTCTTCTTGTCATCAGGCAGCAGGTACCTAAACCACAAAAGAAAATTGAACTAAGATTTTACTTTTAGAGATTATGCATTTGCTTAAAAGCATGCATTTTGTGAGTCTCTGCGTTCACAATAGACAGTAGACTGGTCTTACCCTTTGACAAATGGATCAGAAGAGCCTGATTTAACAGCTGTCAGGTTTTTGGCTTCTTTAACCAGCAGCTCCACCATGCCCCCTTTTGGCAGAGTGATACTCTTCTTCCCTTTCAGAAAACCCCTTTTAACTGAGAGAAACAGATTGCTCATTAGCTTCATTCATTATGTCTGACATGGTGTTAAAGTGTAAAACATCAGTGCCACGCTATActggcaaacaaaaaaaagtatgaacAGAAAATCCATGGACTGGTCCATCACTGCAGCACATTAAGGAAGTAGGTATCCATCAGTAAGAAATAAAGACATGGATTTATTCAGTGTCATTTCTCTGCACTACCTTGTATTTGGTCCAGTGGCAGTGAAAGGTTCCTCTCTGCAGGAATGTACTTAAGCACCACAGTCAACTCTCCCTTATACTGCATCAGAGAGTCTGTAGAGCACTCAGCCTGCAGGGAACCAACCATTAGATAACATTATAGAGTATTACACTGTGCACAAGTGTTAGTTTCGTTATCTTCGTAAGGTCAATTTTTTGACTTGTGCATTGCTAAGCATATAACACCTAGCTCTATTCCTTGAACCCAGTAACCAAAGAGACATTTTAATTCTCTGGATTAAAGCTGCATTTTAGGATTAAACTTTCTAAAAAAAGATCAGCCAAGTGTTCGAGCAAGGCCAAAGATATCATGTGATCCTATTACAATAAGGAAATCTGATTAGAcatttgtatgtgtgtctctcactctggGTTGCAAAGGGAACCAATCCTCTATCTGTTTGTCAAATTCCCAGGAGTCAAAGGTCAGTTCAGTCTCTCCTAAGAAGGTGTTGTGTCCAAAGCGGTCATGATGCCACACAGAAACCTGTAGAGTACGCGTCTCCAGCTGGGAATGACTCACCACATactacacacagagagggagagagagtatctCTCGTATGCTGTTAGAGAAACACACTGATAAGCAGACACATGTGAACACAGGCCTGTCTCACCCTCAGGTTCTCGTTGAATACAGGGTCGGTGGTGTTGCTTTTGATGCTGGTTTTTCGTTTACTCTGGCGTGACTTGTCTGGTAAGAGGTAGGTTTTGACATAACTGCAAAACACACAAGCATATGCAAAGTTCTGCACAAtaacccggagcctatcccagggagcatcgggcacaaggcggggtacaccctggacagggtgccaatccattgcagggcacactcacatactcattcacacacgcattcatacactatggacactttgggcatgccaatcagcctatcacgcatgtctttggactggagtacctggaggaaacacccacagcacggggagaacatgtaaactccgcaaACACAGGGCACCTCGATGGTTTAGCTCGTGTGAGGGGAACAAGctaaaccactaagccactgtgcaccccaGTTCTGCACAATAatcaaatcatttcatttccatACTGATTAAAGTGAAACACTCTTTTAAGCCATAATCAGGAATTCTATATATATTAGCTGATTTAATACTGCAACGTCAGACGCCTTGATGAAGCTCTAAAGCTGAAATATACAGTGTTATGTCGATCAGTATGATCGCCAGTATGATTGTCAGAACCAGTGCAGCTGTATTGCTCTTTTGACAGCTCGTGTTTGGTGAGTTAGATAAACGGCAGTAAATAATCTTAAAGTGGGAAAGTGTTAATTTTATATGCTATtttaatatgtatgtgtatgttgtgCTTGCACGTGCGAGATCTTACGGGTCAGTCCGCTGTCTCCGGTCGTCTCCGGTTGCTAGGCAGCGGCACTCTCGCACTAGAACGTTGAGTGCTCCGGTTTTATAGCTGTAGGAGATGTTCAGCAGGATCTCTCCGGAAACACGCGCGTTGCCGTAGTCTCCCATCTCACTGTACACGCTCATAATACTGTTCAGACTGCTCTGCAAGAGTGGGGACACAGCTACTTTAAAACTCAAGACAATgattacatgtgtgtgtttgtgtgcatctTACAGACAAGGGCAGCTGTCAGGAATACACAGCAAGCATACGTAGACACACATAGAAAGAGCACTCACAGTCTCAGCATCCGAGTCGGGTACGTTAAGGTAGCCCCACTTTCGCTGTGAGCCTGGAGTGGAAGACTAGGAGGAGGAACAGAGCAaagtgaaagagaagaaagagtgACAGACTGAAAGTGGAAAAGTAGGGAAGAAATAGAAAGAACCaaaaagagtgaaagaaagacagatgacAAAAGGAATAACCGAACGCTAATGCTGTTAATACCCAGATTCTGCTCTTTATTTAAGTTAATACAGACtccatttacaaaaaaaaaaaagcttttacagCAAGAGCTTACTTCTAAAACTCCTTTGTCTATTTTGTCTCCTTTGGTTCAGTACAGTTCACTGGTTGCAGCATGACTCACATAGaatttatgcataaataaaaTTGCTGCAAGATACTTCATAAGCCCTTCAAACAGCCCACCTGTACTTTATCAATTTTAATTGCACTTTCTTTATGCTTTATATTCTAATGTGCATGGAGTAGGTGTATGTaaggaaatttttaaaaagcagttgtctgtgtgagtgtgcacCTGTGTGCGTATAAAAGAAGATGAAAAGTGTacttgtatatgtgtgtgcctGCCAGAATAGAGCAAACAAAATGCTCTAAAACAGAATTTTGCAAAGCAGAAATGTTAACATACATAATTTACATACAAGCACATCCACATGATACAAACATAGACtccacatacatatacatacatacatacatacacacacactcacacacacacactcacacatatatatatatatacacacatacatacacacacagtatctcacaagtTCTCACAGTTTGTgatggtcagctgtccacagatgtttggccatatagtgaatATTCAGTGGAAAGGTGGAAATGGGTGATTTACTTAATATTCAGGGAATCAATATAAGCAAAATTGGAAGGAAACAGTACCAATACAGGGTACTGTAGTGAAACAGTTGCCCAAGATATCAGTGCATGCAAGCAGGGAAATCAGCAGACAAGTACATTCAAATGAAAGACAGATATGGGTCACTTGCAATTATGGATGTGAACCATCAATATAGATATAATTGTTTTttccagatcctcagagagttctttgccatgaggtgccatgttgaacttccagtgaccagtatgagggcgtgtgagagtgatgacaccaaatttaacacacctgctccccattcacacatgagaccttgtaacactaacaagtcacatgacaccggggagggaaaatggctagttgggcctaatttggacattttcacttgggagtgtactcacttttgttgccagttgtttagacattaatggctgtgtgttgagttattttgaggggacagcacatttacactgttacacaagctgtacactcactactttacattgtagcaacgtgtcatttcttcagtgttgtcaagatataatcaaatatttacacaattgtgaggggtgtactcacttttgtgagatactgtatatctgaaTTAAAAGAAGAATTTAGCAGAGAAGCTTGTAACCTGAACATTGCCTTGGatcaatcttttaaaaaaaggatttctctaaaagagaagaaaatgatCCATTTATTATCCAAATTCTCAGAATTTTAACAAGACTCAATTTTAATAAGAATAAGTGATGTGTATACAacaagcactttattaggaacactatactaatccTGGGTAGGGTCTTGCTTtactctcaaaacagcctcaattcttcaaagcatggattccacaaggtgttggaaacattcctttgagatttgggtccatgttgacatgattgcatcatgtCACAACTTTTATGCTGAGAATCTCCCGTtataccacatcccaaaggtgttctattggattcataTCCGGTCACTGtaaaggccactgaagaacactgagctcattgtcatgttcgttgaatccagtttgagatgacttttgctttggcatgtgacatggtgcattatcatgctggaagtagcaattagaagatggtaaattgtggccatgaagggatgcacatggtcagtaACAATACTCAGAGTCTGTGACATTCAAGagtctgtggcattcaagcaatgattgattagtattaacaggcccaaaatgttccccacaccattacaccacctgcCTGGattgttgacacaaggcaggctgggtccatggattcatgctgttggtgccaaactCTGAACCTAACATCTGTGTGCCTccgcagaaatcgagattcatcagaccaggctacgtttttccagtcttgagctgtccagttttggtgagccggTTCCCACtgcagctttctgttcttgactgacagaagtggaacccgatgtggtctctgctgttgtagcccatctgcctcaaggttcaacatgatgtgcaattgtacagagtggttatctgtagtctttctgtcagctcaatcCAGTCTGGTCGttctccattgacctctctctcatcaacaaggtattTCCGTTTACAGAACATCTGAGTAAAtgctagagactgttgtgcattaAAATCCCAGGAGGTTATAGaaattatagaaatactcaaacaaacCTGTCTAGCACCAACAAACATGCCATTTTGTCCTAATTCGGATGGttgtgaacattacccaaacCTGCTGTCCTATATCTGCCTGATTTTGTGCACTGCACTGCttccacatgactggctga contains these protein-coding regions:
- the sytl5 gene encoding synaptotagmin-like protein 5; this encodes MAKTTEILNLSFLQEHEREMILSVLQKDEKLRKREEKRIRKLKNELLELKRRGRRGNPEQRECGVCLRALGLILQRGSVCFECHRRVCSYCTAMPSNSGNTKCTVCAKSAELKVVTGEWFFEERAKRFERMTVPSSDVVKQSILSSVPDGRSGQKKLSPSGLDRPATPQSERSASPQSEKSVGRYIFKKKGTRPVAVESSGLPTTPNNMRAHPGRSPSQAEGRKRPDGAESVCSVHSSDSIPEKISNGGKRKESGTPSIAVSRASISSDRSRSEVDLSHLGDGFSNDPLPGRSRSVPGLNDAESDEDIDALMSAHYKTSRSVSSAQSVSSLNSIMSVYSEMGDYGNARVSGEILLNISYSYKTGALNVLVRECRCLATGDDRRQRTDPYVKTYLLPDKSRQSKRKTSIKSNTTDPVFNENLRYVVSHSQLETRTLQVSVWHHDRFGHNTFLGETELTFDSWEFDKQIEDWFPLQPRAECSTDSLMQYKGELTVVLKYIPAERNLSLPLDQIQVKRGFLKGKKSITLPKGGMVELLVKEAKNLTAVKSGSSDPFVKGYLLPDDKKSTKHKTAVVKRSVNPRWNHTFTYCGLQHSDLDSVCLELTVWDKEPLASNVFLGGVRLGAGTGLSYGKLVDWNDSYGEEQRLWQRMIDNPEVPQECTLMLRSSMAKRKT